One genomic region from Leguminivora glycinivorella isolate SPB_JAAS2020 chromosome 8, LegGlyc_1.1, whole genome shotgun sequence encodes:
- the LOC125228458 gene encoding vacuolar ATPase assembly integral membrane protein VMA21 homolog: MIEGRANELPDFQVFQTVVKYCLVIIIVPVVSFFAAKIVLFDGILRLDITTSSVYSAVVAVLVLHVTLGLYIYKAYGTADTAPPAKPVKKD; encoded by the exons ATGATTGAAGGTCGCGCCAAT GAATTACCCGACTTTCAAGTCTTTCAAACAGTAGTAAAATACTGTTTGGTGATTATAATCGTGCCGGTGGTTTCATTCTTCGCCGCAAAGATAGTACTTTTCGATGGCATTTTGCGATTGGATATAACTACGAGCAGCGTTTACTCCGCCGTGGTCGCCGTCCTTGTATTGCATGTGACTCTGGGTCTCTACATCTACAAAGCTTATGGTACAGCGGACACCGCGCCGCCTGCGAAACCAGTCAAGAAGGATTAA
- the LOC125228457 gene encoding piRNA biogenesis protein EXD1-like: protein MDSLYMKGELLQVTTKNSEVYEGHFYSITSDKSKISLYNVKELPQGNECEGITHYYNSEVTNIVKLQKADIQKHLKISEKECELIINIAKKYIFINQVDNSFQEALEDLNQYSYVSVSSDGAAMGRKCKMPFLVMATPQQIYIFDIQVMQYRAFEAGLQKLLESEYPKKIVHDCRKLSDCLYHKHNVKLSSVFDTQVGDLIIQRNKQGRLPETVKSLSECLNTYLGLQLNAIEEKLDILQCTVRPLSASIKDTIAKNIAFMHRLSEIINEEMMLPFVRGVECFVENLRSSDDFKAWELCGKHHQIPKDFKSAIEY, encoded by the exons ATGGACAGTCTATACATGAAAGGAGAGTTACTGCAAGTTACTACTAAGAACAGTGAAGTATATGAAGGCCATTTCTACAGTATTACCAGTGATAAGTCTAAAATTtctctttataatgttaaagaGCTGCCTCAAGGGAATGAATGTGAAGGTATAACACATTACTATAATTCTGAAGTGACTAATATAGTGAAACTACAGAAAGCTGACATTCAAAAGCACTTAAAGATCTCAGAGAAGGAATGTGAACTGATCATTAATATTGCAaagaaatacatttttattaatcaAGTGGACAACAGTTTCCAAGAAGCTTTGGAAGATTTAAATCAGTACAGCTACGTGAGTGTGAGCTCTGATGGTGCAGCAATGGGTCGCAAGTGCAAAATGCCATTTCTCGTAATGGCTACTCCGCAGCAGATTTACATATTTGATATTCAGGTGATGCAGTACCGTGCCTTCGAGGCTGGTCTGCAGAAGCTACTGGAGAGTGAATATCCTAAGAAAATAGTGCATGATTGCAGGAAACTGTCGGACTGCTTATATCATAAGCATAATGTGAAGTTGTCTTCGGTGTTTGATACTCAG GTTGGTGATCTCATTATCCAGAGGAATAAACAAGGCCGCCTGCCGGAGACAGTGAAGTCTTTGTCAGAATGCCTCAACACATATCTCGGCCTGCAACTAAACGCTATTGAGGAGAAA CTTGACATCCTACAGTGCACCGTCCGCCCGTTATCTGCCAGTATCAAAGACACCATCGCAAAGAACATAGCCTTCATGCACCGCCTTTCAGAAATAATCAATGAAGAAATGATGCTACCATTCGTTCGGGGAGTAGAATGCTTTGTGGAAAACCTTCGCTCCAGCGATGACTTCAAGGCTTGGGAACTATGCGGCAAGCATCACCAAATACCAAAGGACTTTAAGAGTGCAATCGAGTATTGA